The genomic stretch TTCTTGGCAACTATCATTACTACTCTACATGCTTTTCTTATTTATCTTCTTTTACCCCTGCCCCAtcccttctgtttattcttgagcATTCTTCTGATTTCACCTTAATTTTCAGTGAATCAGAGATACCTTCTATGATTCATGCTAGATAATTATTagcattctgttctttcctttttataacaCTTTTGCACAGTTTTTATGATTTGCTTGTATTCTGTCTTTCCAAGTGGAGTGTCAGGTAGCAAAAACTGTATCTACACCATTAGTGTATGTTAGTACTCCTAGAATATGTGACATAAATAATTATCCTATAACATTacaattataatataattataataatgcaGCTAATATTATATTACTTATACAATGTAATATAACTATAAATATTGTTTAGTGGATATCTTATTATGCTTCATTATGTGTTGAataataaagctgttatttaacTGACATATTCTTAAAGTGTCCCACATATTGTAGCTTATTCTGGAACGACAATGAAATTCAGATACTTTGTTCATATAGACATATATCAATATCTAACTAGAAAGTCACTTTATCCAGCTTCCCACATCTGACTCACTGtaatcaaacattttaaataaagaatacaGCATGATTCCTATTGAAAACACAAAGTtaacaaagaagaacaaagaggagTAGGCGACCTTAGGCAGGGGTTTGGCAGGTTTGCAGTGGAGGCCTCCTACAAATTCAACATTTGGTAGCCGTGGGCGAGGAAATGAAAAATCCCAATAGTTTCGAATAAGCCACATTTCAGCTTTCCCCATCAACTCTGATAATGTAGTGGACCTTcctgaaagtgaaataaaaaacaaaaacaacaaatgttggaTCAAATGAGAACATTGCCgtgtgtatatattttaggtAATTTTTGTAAAGGAGCTTGGGATAATGTAGTCAAAAATGTTTGAATGTACCTGTTCTtcgataaatataaatataacataGTATAATATGATATGTGTGTAATTCTCAGTGTACATGTCTTCATTTATTAAGACATTTTATGAGATTtctagtgattttttaaattaaaaaaaaggttttgtGAGTTAGATATATATTCACTTGCAGAAGTCCCATGTGCTTCAATTTGTGGTATGTGACTTCCTGGTATCTGAAACTAATAATGGGTTCTACCTTACCTTATAATTTAAGTGTTTTCATAATATTTATAAGACTGATGGgtcattttatagttttatttcactctttcacttattTGAGACTAATATCTGTGAAATTATATTTATACAAACTCACCTTTCAAGGCATAAGGAAAGATAGGATTTAATGCTACCAAGTAAGAACATGAATTACATAGTTGTTGTCTGTTGTTTGGTCTCTAaggcatgtcagactcttttgtaacccaatggactgtagccttatctctccatggaattttccaggaaagaataccggaATGCGTTCCCATTTCCTTTGcaaggggaccttctcaacccagggatcgatcccacatctcccacatttgcaggcagattctttaccattcagcCATTAGAGAAGCCTGACTTACCTAGTACTTCACTGTAAAACTGATTCCACTTCTCATCGAACAGCTGAAACCAGTAGTCAAAATAAAGTACATATATCATATTTTTGACCCTCTCTATGAATGTCATGTGATCACTTAATTCAGACATCATAACAGGTACATAGGATGGTGGAAATGAAAGTTTTCCACTCCTCTTTTCAATGGAATAGCCAGGTGAGAAGTAGAGGCTGTATACTAAAGGTACTTTAAGTATCTCAGCCAGCAGCTCTCCACAGGGTCCAACAGCATCTGCAAGAATGACATCAAACTTTGATTCCTGTAGTTTTTTCATAAGTTTCTTGTTTGAAACAGCTTCTTTACATATCTTCACACCAATATCAGAAAATTCATCAAATAGACTTTGTATTGTTGAAAGATGGATCCAAAAGGATTCTTTCGCCGCAAGCATCCATGTCTCAATCAAAATCTTGGCAAGAGCCTGAAAATCATCTTTAGTTAAAGATACAGGGAAAGTCTCAAATTTCATAGCCAATGGTTTGTTTGGATCAATAAGAGTGGAAGCTGAAGATTCCAGTACAGTCACTTCATGACCCCTCCTCACAAGTTCATCCAGAATTGTCTTCATATTCATCCAGTGACTAAATTCCACTGGCCACACTAGCACCTTTCCACAACTCCCAGAGGTAAAATAGCAAGTGAGCTGTAACAGCTGCAGAAGCAAGAGCCATTTCATAGGCATCTTGTTCATATGCAGTAGTTTAAACAACTACTATATCCTTTTTCTATTGCTCAGGCTTATATCCGGAAGAAATCATTCAGAAGTTAAATTATAACTCCTTTGCCTCAAGTAGGTAAATTGCATAATAGTCAGCAGATGTGGAAATTAGATGAAAGGGCAAAGTGTACACTAGTTCTAGATTATACATTGTGTTTATATTGATTTGTCAGAGTTGTCACCCAGCTGAAAGTCAATGACCTTGTACACACAAATCAATTATATAATGTAAGAAAAaagatttctgctgctgctgcttctaagtcacttcagtcatgtctgactctgtgcgaccccacagacggcagcccaccaggctccgccatccctgggattttccaggcaagaaccctggaatgggttgccattaccttctctaaagcatgaaagtgaaaagtgaaagtgaagtcactcagtcatgtccgactctttgcgaccccatggactgcagcctaccaggctcctccatccatgggattttccaggcaagagtaccggagtggggcaccatttccttctccgaataAAAAAGACTAGtgtaaaacaatagcaaatgagaGGCTCTTGTGTCTTCAATCACTTtgacacagaatgagagaaaggtGACATCAACAAGATGGAACATTAGGAGGTCCCATCACTTGCATCCctcacaaaaacaagaaaaacaataaatgaacAACTATAAACCAATataaattacttttcaaaatttctgGACTACAATAGAGAAGCAGCAGAAACACTGTAGGTTGCAAAGTCTGAAGATTACTGCGTAGAAAAGCGTGGGAAAGATTTTACCCCCACCATCCCTTCCTGTAGCTCAGAGGAGCTTGGCACTGGCAGATATCCCCTAAGAGGAATTTCAGCTCATGAGGAAAAATAATGCAAGGGAACTCCAGTAGCCTCCTCATCACGACCTTTGCAGCCTTGCTCCTGAGCACGTCTACAGTGTGCACCTACACTGATTCAACTGACAGAGCTGCCCAGGGTCCCTGCTGCTGTG from Ovis canadensis isolate MfBH-ARS-UI-01 breed Bighorn chromosome 6, ARS-UI_OviCan_v2, whole genome shotgun sequence encodes the following:
- the LOC138442161 gene encoding UDP-glucuronosyltransferase 2B4-like, which gives rise to MNKMPMKWLLLLQLLQLTCYFTSGSCGKVLVWPVEFSHWMNMKTILDELVRRGHEVTVLESSASTLIDPNKPLAMKFETFPVSLTKDDFQALAKILIETWMLAAKESFWIHLSTIQSLFDEFSDIGVKICKEAVSNKKLMKKLQESKFDVILADAVGPCGELLAEILKVPLVYSLYFSPGYSIEKRSGKLSFPPSYVPVMMSELSDHMTFIERVKNMIYVLYFDYWFQLFDEKWNQFYSEVLGRSTTLSELMGKAEMWLIRNYWDFSFPRPRLPNVEFVGGLHCKPAKPLPKEMEEFVQSSGEHGIVVFSLGSMVSNMSEERANVIASALAQIPQKVLWRYDGKKPDTLGPNTRLYKWMPQNDLLGHPRTKAFITHGGSNGIYEAIYHGIPMVGLPLFADQPHNVVHMTAKGAAIRLNLETMSTEDLLNALKEVINNPFYKENVMRLSAIQHDQPMKPLDRAIFWIEFVMRHRGAKHLRPAAHNLTWFQYHSLDVIGFLLACVATVVFVITKCCLFCCQKFASIGKKGKKD